Proteins encoded together in one Streptomyces sp. NA04227 window:
- the phnA gene encoding phosphonoacetate hydrolase: MTSGTFTVNGKTYVKPSCPVVVICIDGSEPDYHLEAMAAGRMPWLSKVLAGEGSSWPAHCAMPALTNPNNVSIATGHPPAVHGISGNYLFDTELGEEVLMNDKRFLRVPTVFAAANEAGLDVVVVTAKDKLRRLLGAGLVEEGPALDGSGEFVAPSRRGICFSAEKADLATVADNGIDDVLALVGKPLPSVYSADLSEFALAAGVRIMETRGADLMYLSLTDYIQHKNAPGTEAANDLYEKIDHYAGRLAELGAIVVLTADHGMSAKTDDAGRARVVYVEEEVRRILGIAPDAEAGDLRVILPITDPYTVHHGALGSFASVHLPEGVDAAAVIEALRTVDGVQEVHDRETAAERYALPADRIGDVVILAEAGTALGRFAAWHDLSGLDAPLRSHGALGELRIPFLINRRLPAPEPLDKPFGDQALVHNYDAFWVATTLVAQQESGTAHAL, from the coding sequence GTGACATCAGGGACGTTCACCGTCAACGGCAAGACCTATGTCAAGCCGAGCTGTCCTGTCGTCGTCATCTGCATCGACGGAAGCGAGCCGGACTACCACCTCGAAGCGATGGCAGCCGGACGGATGCCCTGGCTCAGCAAGGTCCTGGCCGGTGAGGGCAGCTCATGGCCCGCGCACTGCGCCATGCCCGCGCTCACCAACCCGAACAACGTGTCCATCGCGACCGGCCACCCGCCCGCGGTGCACGGCATCAGCGGCAACTACCTCTTCGACACCGAACTCGGTGAAGAGGTGCTGATGAACGACAAGCGCTTCCTGCGCGTCCCCACGGTCTTCGCGGCGGCCAACGAGGCCGGTCTGGACGTGGTCGTGGTGACCGCCAAGGACAAGCTGCGCAGGCTGCTCGGCGCCGGGCTCGTCGAGGAGGGACCCGCCCTGGACGGTTCCGGCGAGTTCGTCGCGCCGTCCCGGCGGGGCATCTGCTTCTCGGCGGAGAAGGCCGACCTGGCGACGGTCGCGGACAACGGCATCGACGATGTGCTCGCCCTCGTCGGCAAGCCGCTGCCCAGCGTGTACTCGGCCGACCTCAGCGAGTTCGCGCTCGCCGCGGGCGTACGGATCATGGAGACGCGCGGCGCGGACCTGATGTACCTGTCGCTGACCGACTACATCCAGCACAAGAACGCGCCGGGCACCGAGGCCGCCAACGATCTCTACGAGAAGATCGACCACTACGCGGGCCGGCTCGCGGAGCTCGGCGCGATCGTCGTGCTCACGGCGGACCACGGAATGAGCGCCAAGACCGACGACGCGGGCCGCGCGCGGGTCGTCTACGTCGAGGAGGAGGTCCGCCGGATCCTCGGCATCGCCCCCGACGCCGAGGCGGGCGACCTCCGGGTGATCCTCCCGATCACCGACCCGTACACCGTGCACCACGGCGCCCTCGGCTCCTTCGCGAGCGTGCACCTGCCCGAGGGCGTCGACGCCGCGGCCGTCATCGAGGCCCTGCGCACCGTCGACGGGGTGCAGGAGGTCCACGACCGCGAGACCGCCGCCGAGCGCTACGCCCTCCCCGCGGACCGCATCGGCGATGTCGTCATCCTCGCGGAGGCCGGGACCGCGCTGGGCCGCTTCGCCGCCTGGCACGACCTCAGCGGTCTCGACGCTCCGCTGCGCTCCCACGGAGCCCTCGGCGAACTGCGGATCCCGTTCCTGATCAACCGGAGGCTCCCCGCTCCCGAGCCGCTCGACAAGCCCTTCGGCGACCAGGCCCTGGTCCACAACTACGACGCCTTCTGGGTGGCCACCACCTTGGTCGCACAGCAGGAGAGCGGAACCGCTCACGCGCTCTGA
- a CDS encoding NPCBM/NEW2 domain-containing protein: MAHLPPLRVRFGPHRRGAVAAAVAGVLCASALASPAFAAPAPQRDAAEAPAAQAPADDDHLALTPPMGFNNWNSTHCRAEFNEQMVKGMADLFIEKGLKDAGYKYINLDDCWALPERNAEGKLVPDPKRFPNGIKAVADYVHSKGLKFGIYTSAGTKTCSDIGFPGGLGHEYSDAQQFADWGVDYLKYDNCNNEGVDAKQRYTTMRDALKATGRPMVFSICEWGQNKPWEWAKGVGQLWRTTGDISDNWGSMLSIMKKNLPLDEYAGPGAWNDPDMLEVGNGGMTDTEYRTHFSMWSVMAAPLLIGSDLRKAPQSAFDILSNKEVIAVDQDKLGKQGKVLSSENGRWVVAKEMSDGSRVVALFNESDQSQYLSTTAEKAGLPEADGYRVRDLWKHKDTHTSGTIAATVPAHGTVLVRVSPEADWASLPPSVDSGVAGNTVTEPGSAVRVTSTTHNFGGVPVRSVSTRLTGPKGWTIKSESRPGTSELPGGEKLATDWRVTAPEATEPGTYELKLTTTYRTVAGDRVTATSPVSVRLARAPKDGQSYLSDLAPLGSVNGWGPVEKDRSNGETAAGDGRTLTIGGKTWEKGLGAHADSSVEYYTAGRCDRVTAQVGLDDETGDKGTVTFEVRADGKTVARTGVLTNAQAAQEITADVAGARTVTLVATDGGDGNDSDHADWADLKINC; this comes from the coding sequence ATGGCTCACCTTCCCCCGCTGAGAGTCAGGTTCGGTCCACACCGGCGCGGCGCGGTCGCCGCCGCCGTCGCGGGCGTACTGTGCGCGAGCGCGCTCGCCTCCCCGGCATTCGCCGCGCCGGCCCCGCAGCGCGACGCCGCTGAGGCTCCGGCCGCTCAAGCACCCGCGGACGACGACCACTTGGCGCTCACCCCGCCGATGGGCTTCAACAACTGGAACTCCACCCACTGCCGCGCCGAGTTCAACGAGCAGATGGTCAAAGGCATGGCCGACCTCTTCATCGAGAAGGGGCTCAAGGACGCGGGCTACAAGTACATCAATCTCGACGACTGCTGGGCGCTGCCCGAGCGGAACGCCGAGGGCAAGCTGGTCCCCGATCCCAAGCGATTCCCCAACGGAATCAAGGCAGTTGCGGACTACGTCCACTCCAAGGGACTGAAGTTCGGCATCTACACCAGCGCGGGTACGAAGACCTGTAGCGACATCGGCTTCCCGGGCGGCCTCGGCCACGAGTACAGCGACGCCCAGCAGTTCGCGGACTGGGGCGTCGACTACCTCAAGTACGACAACTGCAACAACGAGGGTGTGGACGCCAAGCAGCGCTACACCACCATGCGGGACGCGCTGAAGGCCACCGGCCGTCCGATGGTGTTCAGCATCTGCGAGTGGGGCCAGAACAAGCCCTGGGAGTGGGCGAAGGGGGTGGGCCAACTCTGGCGCACCACCGGGGACATCAGTGACAACTGGGGTTCCATGCTGTCGATCATGAAGAAGAACCTGCCGCTCGACGAGTACGCGGGCCCCGGCGCCTGGAACGACCCGGACATGCTCGAAGTCGGCAACGGCGGTATGACGGACACCGAGTACCGCACCCACTTCTCCATGTGGTCCGTGATGGCCGCGCCGCTGCTCATCGGCTCGGACCTGCGCAAGGCCCCGCAGTCGGCCTTCGACATCCTGTCCAACAAGGAGGTCATCGCGGTCGACCAGGACAAGCTCGGCAAGCAGGGCAAGGTGCTCAGCTCCGAGAACGGTCGCTGGGTGGTCGCCAAGGAAATGTCCGACGGCAGCCGCGTCGTGGCCCTGTTCAACGAGAGCGACCAGTCGCAGTACCTCTCCACCACCGCCGAGAAGGCCGGTCTGCCCGAGGCGGACGGCTACCGGGTCCGTGACCTGTGGAAGCACAAGGACACCCACACCTCGGGCACCATCGCGGCGACCGTTCCCGCGCACGGCACCGTCCTGGTCCGCGTGAGCCCCGAGGCCGACTGGGCCTCGCTGCCCCCGTCGGTCGACTCCGGCGTGGCCGGCAACACGGTCACCGAGCCGGGCAGCGCGGTGCGCGTCACCTCCACGACGCACAACTTCGGTGGCGTTCCCGTGCGTTCGGTCTCCACCAGGCTGACCGGCCCCAAGGGCTGGACCATCAAGTCCGAGTCCCGGCCCGGTACGTCCGAGCTGCCCGGCGGCGAGAAGCTGGCCACCGACTGGCGGGTCACGGCCCCCGAGGCGACCGAGCCCGGCACGTACGAGCTCAAGCTGACGACCACGTACCGCACCGTCGCCGGTGACCGCGTCACGGCGACCTCGCCGGTCTCGGTACGCCTGGCGCGGGCGCCCAAGGACGGGCAGTCGTACCTGAGCGACCTGGCGCCGCTCGGCTCGGTCAACGGTTGGGGCCCGGTCGAGAAGGACCGCAGCAACGGCGAGACCGCGGCCGGTGACGGCCGCACGCTCACCATCGGCGGCAAGACCTGGGAGAAGGGCCTCGGCGCACACGCGGACAGTTCGGTCGAGTACTACACGGCGGGCCGCTGTGACCGGGTGACGGCACAGGTCGGCCTCGACGACGAGACGGGCGACAAGGGCACGGTGACCTTCGAGGTCCGCGCCGACGGCAAGACCGTCGCACGTACCGGCGTACTCACCAACGCGCAGGCGGCACAGGAGATCACCGCCGACGTGGCCGGAGCCCGCACCGTCACCCTCGTCGCCACCGACGGCGGCGACGGCAACGACTCCGACCACGCGGACTGGGCCGACCTGAAGATCAACTGCTGA
- a CDS encoding alkaline phosphatase family protein, whose protein sequence is MSTDGVSRRTVLAASAATAALAATGLATAREAAAAPTLPDGTSDDKILIVGMDGLRHDRIEAANAPNLKAMMSNGTYARSLLYANPMAPTVSGAGWSTVSTGVWPDKHGVKDNNFTGARFDEYPGLMARLAEVAPRLSTYAAVDWPPLDTYGAITAGADAKLVLPQHDIPNDQKIADEAASILRNQNPDVLFVYFGYTDQVGHESGTGERYLDAIAGQDVHLGRLRAAIEARPTYASERWTILVTTDHGHVDAGGHGGSSIEERRTFILAEGPGIEAGGRPLDTRLVDVVPTVFKQLKLPVDPAWGLDGKPIQERTDDRFDTLQGKLGTRVDETGIPADILGFTHTAPSGWSVDNKSMGTGGVTEWRGWTFTTDDFWSRTQRDQWRELNVRARGVFAVADSDEWSDKTFSGPFDSTLVSPTYGISGKSELTLKFITHYRQVEQQTAKVLVAFNAKTPQVIKSYTADVISQQQSLDIAVPDGATSVHFRFHYTGDNDFFWVVDRFQLYAS, encoded by the coding sequence ATGTCAACCGACGGCGTGTCCCGCCGAACCGTGCTCGCCGCGAGTGCCGCGACGGCGGCCCTCGCCGCCACCGGCCTCGCGACCGCCCGGGAGGCCGCGGCCGCCCCCACCCTTCCCGACGGCACCAGCGACGACAAGATCCTGATCGTCGGCATGGACGGACTCCGCCACGACCGGATCGAGGCGGCGAACGCGCCGAACCTCAAGGCGATGATGAGCAACGGCACCTACGCCAGATCCCTGCTGTACGCCAACCCGATGGCGCCGACCGTCTCCGGCGCGGGCTGGTCGACGGTCTCGACGGGCGTCTGGCCGGACAAGCACGGCGTGAAGGACAACAACTTCACGGGCGCCCGGTTCGACGAGTACCCGGGCCTGATGGCGCGTCTGGCCGAGGTCGCACCGCGCCTGTCCACGTACGCGGCCGTCGACTGGCCGCCGCTGGACACCTACGGTGCGATCACCGCGGGCGCGGACGCCAAACTGGTACTGCCGCAGCACGACATCCCCAACGACCAGAAGATCGCCGACGAGGCGGCGTCGATCCTCCGGAACCAGAACCCGGACGTCCTCTTCGTCTACTTCGGCTACACCGACCAGGTCGGCCACGAGAGCGGGACGGGCGAGCGCTATCTGGACGCGATCGCCGGACAGGACGTGCATCTCGGCAGGCTCAGAGCGGCCATCGAGGCCAGGCCCACGTACGCCTCGGAGCGCTGGACGATCCTGGTCACCACGGACCACGGTCATGTCGACGCGGGCGGGCACGGCGGCAGCTCGATCGAGGAGCGGCGCACCTTCATCCTCGCCGAGGGACCCGGGATCGAAGCGGGCGGGCGTCCCCTCGACACCCGTCTCGTGGACGTGGTGCCCACGGTGTTCAAGCAGTTGAAGCTGCCCGTCGACCCCGCCTGGGGCCTGGACGGCAAGCCGATCCAGGAGCGCACCGACGACCGCTTCGACACGCTCCAGGGCAAGCTCGGCACCCGGGTCGACGAGACAGGCATCCCCGCCGACATCCTCGGTTTCACCCACACCGCGCCGTCCGGCTGGTCCGTCGACAACAAGTCCATGGGCACCGGCGGCGTCACCGAATGGCGCGGCTGGACCTTCACCACCGACGACTTCTGGTCGCGAACCCAGCGCGACCAGTGGCGTGAACTGAACGTCCGCGCCCGCGGCGTCTTCGCCGTCGCCGACTCCGACGAGTGGTCCGACAAGACCTTCTCCGGCCCCTTCGACTCGACCCTCGTATCGCCGACGTACGGGATCTCCGGCAAGAGCGAGCTCACCCTCAAGTTCATCACCCACTACCGCCAGGTGGAACAGCAGACGGCGAAGGTGCTCGTGGCCTTCAATGCCAAAACCCCGCAGGTGATCAAGAGTTACACCGCCGACGTCATCTCGCAGCAGCAGTCCCTCGACATAGCCGTCCCGGACGGCGCGACCTCGGTGCACTTTCGCTTCCACTACACAGGAGACAACGACTTCTTCTGGGTGGTCGACCGGTTCCAGCTCTACGCCTCCTGA
- a CDS encoding zinc-binding dehydrogenase: protein MTQLSSPARDVRIPQDPAAAVWSGTRSGFTVRAEPLPRLRDGEVLVQVELATLCGSDLHTIAGDRPTPVPTVLGHEAVGYVSAVGGTVHTADGRPVTEGQRVTWTIGTSCGTCRRCLRGVPQKCLAVRKYGHEALTDAWRYNGGLATHCHLVPGTGLVPVPATIPAAVAAPANCATATVVCAARRTELGAGDTVVVTGCGMLGLTAVAYARDRGAAHVIACDVDAGRRDLALKFGADVACSPGALETAVRDLGADVVLELSGNHRAVQSALDLVGLDGRVALVGSVSPGPKVSFEPNAFVRNLSRVVGSHNYAVQDLAEAVDFLGRTERQDLFAALVPASFPLAEIDAAVAAARTGGAPRIAVHMD, encoded by the coding sequence ATGACCCAACTCAGCAGCCCGGCCCGCGATGTGAGGATCCCCCAGGACCCTGCCGCCGCCGTCTGGTCGGGCACGCGAAGCGGCTTCACCGTACGGGCCGAACCCCTTCCGCGACTGCGGGACGGCGAAGTCCTCGTACAGGTCGAACTGGCCACCCTCTGCGGCAGCGACCTGCACACCATCGCCGGGGACCGGCCCACCCCGGTGCCCACCGTCCTCGGGCACGAGGCGGTCGGGTACGTGAGCGCGGTCGGCGGCACCGTGCACACGGCCGACGGCCGGCCGGTGACCGAGGGACAGCGGGTCACCTGGACCATCGGCACCTCCTGCGGCACCTGCCGCCGCTGCCTGCGCGGTGTGCCGCAGAAGTGCCTGGCCGTGCGCAAGTACGGGCACGAGGCGCTCACCGACGCATGGCGGTACAACGGCGGGCTCGCCACCCACTGTCACCTGGTCCCGGGGACCGGCCTGGTGCCGGTGCCCGCCACGATCCCCGCCGCCGTCGCCGCCCCGGCGAACTGCGCCACCGCCACCGTGGTGTGCGCGGCCCGGCGCACCGAGCTGGGCGCGGGGGACACGGTGGTCGTCACCGGCTGCGGGATGCTCGGCCTGACCGCCGTGGCCTACGCCCGCGACCGGGGCGCCGCGCACGTCATCGCCTGTGACGTCGACGCGGGCCGCCGCGACCTGGCCCTCAAGTTCGGTGCGGACGTGGCCTGTTCACCCGGCGCGCTCGAAACCGCGGTCAGGGACCTCGGCGCCGACGTGGTGCTCGAACTGTCCGGCAACCACCGGGCCGTCCAGTCCGCCCTGGACCTGGTCGGACTCGACGGGCGCGTGGCGCTCGTCGGTTCGGTGTCACCCGGGCCGAAGGTGAGCTTCGAGCCGAACGCCTTCGTGCGCAATCTGAGCCGCGTGGTGGGAAGCCACAACTACGCCGTACAGGACCTCGCCGAAGCGGTGGACTTCCTCGGCCGTACGGAGCGGCAGGACCTGTTCGCCGCACTGGTGCCCGCGTCCTTCCCGCTCGCGGAGATCGACGCGGCCGTGGCCGCGGCCCGTACCGGCGGCGCGCCGCGCATCGCGGTCCACATGGACTGA
- a CDS encoding ABC transporter permease, whose protein sequence is MAQRSDDGGGRPGVETRDGSARTPGGRWAAVALCVLVLQIAFVASCVGALRNRDAHRIPLAVTVPSTRVGDDAFYRLALLPGEPVDPRRVASEAAARRQILDRDVDGALILDPDGTADVLLVAGGAGPELARELAAYVRAAERTQGRTVRVRDIVPGAPGDPRSLASFSLVVGWCGGGLLLGALSAPARGRSGRFRGPLARLAGLALYALVAGLLGALVAGPVLDALPGSVWALWGLGSLLVLAAAAGALALREAAGEAGIAVAVLLIVVLGLPSAGGMFPHPLLPGFWRTVGPLLPPGAGLEGVRSVVYFDGNGAGGTLRVLGAWVVCGAALTLFCAALRGSPRPHARAGDSGSESP, encoded by the coding sequence ATGGCACAGCGCTCGGACGACGGCGGCGGGCGTCCGGGCGTCGAGACGCGTGACGGGTCCGCGCGCACGCCCGGCGGGCGGTGGGCGGCCGTCGCGTTGTGCGTCCTCGTCTTGCAGATCGCCTTTGTCGCCTCGTGCGTCGGGGCACTGCGGAACCGGGACGCGCACCGCATCCCGCTCGCCGTCACCGTGCCCAGCACCCGCGTCGGCGACGACGCCTTCTACCGGCTGGCCCTGCTCCCCGGCGAACCGGTGGACCCACGGCGGGTGGCGAGCGAGGCGGCGGCCCGGCGCCAGATCCTGGACCGGGACGTGGACGGCGCACTGATCCTGGACCCCGACGGCACAGCCGACGTGCTGCTCGTCGCCGGAGGCGCGGGCCCAGAACTGGCCAGGGAACTCGCCGCGTACGTCAGGGCCGCCGAGCGCACCCAGGGCCGGACCGTGCGCGTACGGGACATCGTCCCCGGCGCACCCGGCGACCCTCGGTCGCTGGCCTCCTTCTCGCTCGTCGTCGGATGGTGCGGCGGAGGCCTTTTGCTGGGCGCGCTCTCGGCGCCCGCCCGGGGGCGCTCGGGCCGTTTCCGCGGCCCGCTCGCCCGACTCGCCGGTCTCGCCCTGTACGCCCTGGTCGCGGGGCTGCTCGGGGCGCTGGTCGCCGGGCCCGTCCTGGACGCCCTGCCGGGCAGTGTCTGGGCCCTGTGGGGCCTCGGCTCGCTGCTCGTCCTGGCCGCCGCGGCCGGCGCACTCGCCCTGCGGGAAGCGGCGGGGGAGGCGGGGATCGCCGTGGCCGTACTGCTGATCGTGGTCCTCGGACTGCCGAGCGCAGGGGGGATGTTCCCGCACCCGCTGCTCCCGGGTTTCTGGCGCACGGTCGGTCCGCTGCTGCCACCCGGTGCCGGACTCGAAGGCGTGCGCTCCGTCGTCTACTTCGACGGCAACGGGGCCGGGGGAACACTGCGGGTACTCGGCGCCTGGGTGGTGTGCGGCGCGGCGCTGACGCTGTTCTGTGCGGCTCTGCGCGGCTCGCCACGGCCGCATGCGCGGGCCGGGGACTCCGGCTCGGAGAGCCCGTAG
- a CDS encoding MFS transporter, whose amino-acid sequence MSSTEKLTSGNRTPEPLRQDQYNRLKWRMLLAAMFCYFFFYTGRQTFGFAIPGIEEDLGLSKATLGAISGILLWSYAAGQMINGNLADKWGGRRMMAAGAVLSTLLNWATSFAVGARSLGVLWGANGYAQSLGWPSGGRVISNWWSPSERGKSFGFYTFAAGMASVLAYVTSTVMVDTLDLDWQWIFRLPVLLMLVGGLVFFLVARDSPRQAGVTPPRAVQEEDDTDGTDQAPGETSLQRYKAVLRKPGIWSAGIAIGFQNTARYGLLIWVPVYFLGEDWKDGGSSISPLWISVALPVGMAVGALVNGQISDRLFGARRDRPIILFMVLGAVMALTMYKAPLGTTSGIVVLFLTGFFVYGPQSSFWALCPDIAGKRMAGTATGAVNCFAYLFAGAAEPMIGHLMDSTGNTSLIFPLVAVACGCSALVALTIRR is encoded by the coding sequence ATGTCCAGCACAGAGAAGTTGACGTCCGGGAACCGCACCCCGGAACCTCTGCGGCAAGACCAGTACAACCGGCTCAAGTGGCGCATGCTGCTCGCGGCCATGTTCTGCTACTTCTTCTTCTACACGGGCCGCCAGACCTTCGGTTTCGCCATCCCCGGTATCGAGGAGGACCTCGGCCTGAGCAAGGCCACCCTCGGCGCGATCAGCGGCATCCTGCTCTGGTCCTACGCCGCCGGACAGATGATCAACGGCAACCTCGCCGACAAGTGGGGCGGGCGGCGCATGATGGCCGCCGGTGCCGTACTGTCCACGCTGCTCAACTGGGCCACCAGCTTCGCCGTCGGAGCACGCTCGCTCGGCGTGCTCTGGGGCGCGAACGGATACGCGCAGTCCCTGGGCTGGCCCTCCGGCGGCCGCGTGATCTCCAACTGGTGGTCACCGAGCGAGCGGGGCAAGAGCTTCGGCTTCTACACCTTCGCCGCGGGCATGGCCTCCGTACTCGCCTACGTCACCTCCACCGTCATGGTGGACACACTCGACCTCGACTGGCAGTGGATCTTCCGGCTGCCGGTGCTGCTCATGCTGGTGGGCGGGCTCGTCTTCTTCCTCGTGGCCAGGGACAGCCCCCGCCAGGCGGGCGTCACCCCGCCCCGGGCCGTCCAGGAGGAGGACGACACCGACGGCACGGACCAGGCGCCCGGCGAGACGTCCCTCCAGCGATACAAGGCCGTACTGCGCAAACCCGGGATCTGGTCCGCCGGAATCGCGATCGGCTTCCAGAACACCGCCCGCTACGGCCTGTTGATCTGGGTCCCGGTCTATTTCCTCGGCGAGGACTGGAAGGACGGCGGCAGTTCCATCAGCCCGCTGTGGATCTCCGTCGCCCTGCCGGTGGGCATGGCGGTCGGCGCGCTGGTCAACGGCCAGATATCGGACCGCCTGTTCGGCGCCCGACGGGACCGTCCGATCATCCTGTTCATGGTGCTCGGCGCGGTGATGGCGCTGACGATGTACAAGGCACCGCTGGGCACGACGAGCGGCATCGTCGTTCTCTTCCTCACCGGGTTCTTCGTCTACGGGCCCCAGTCCTCGTTCTGGGCCCTGTGCCCCGACATCGCGGGCAAGCGGATGGCCGGTACGGCCACCGGGGCCGTCAACTGCTTCGCCTATCTCTTCGCCGGAGCCGCCGAGCCGATGATCGGCCACCTCATGGACAGCACCGGCAACACCAGCCTGATCTTCCCGCTCGTGGCCGTGGCCTGCGGATGCAGCGCCCTGGTCGCTCTGACGATCCGGCGTTAG
- a CDS encoding LysR family transcriptional regulator translates to MVTLNQLQVLVKVVESKGFSGAAKSLFTSQPSVSNHIRNLENSFGVPLVHRTRHGARPTPAGEVVVEHARRIFRILDELDRTVAGFRGLSGGRLVLAGTTTLGTYLLPRLLSEFSAWAPKVTCEIRVGNEETVESWLLRGEVALGLCVGAPRDEQLTSQRMFEEAMVLVAAPDSPLVGRPLTPADLTGQRFLMREAGSATRALQERALATWGLEEAERWDMWGPDTLKQAVCQGLGAAVVSEHVVRQETESGLLATLTVLPAPPTRSVSLVRRTDRILTPPEAAFMTLVRDIAEWPV, encoded by the coding sequence ATGGTGACCCTCAACCAGTTGCAGGTACTGGTGAAAGTGGTGGAGTCGAAGGGTTTCTCGGGCGCCGCGAAATCGCTGTTCACCAGTCAGCCCTCGGTGTCCAACCACATCCGGAACCTGGAGAACTCCTTCGGTGTGCCGCTGGTCCACCGCACCCGGCACGGCGCCCGGCCCACCCCGGCCGGTGAGGTCGTCGTCGAACACGCGCGGCGTATCTTCCGGATCCTGGACGAACTGGACCGGACCGTCGCCGGTTTCCGCGGTCTGAGCGGCGGTCGCCTTGTGCTGGCCGGTACGACGACGCTCGGCACCTACCTGCTGCCCCGGCTCCTTTCCGAGTTCTCGGCCTGGGCCCCGAAGGTGACCTGCGAGATCCGGGTGGGCAACGAGGAGACGGTCGAGTCCTGGCTGCTGCGCGGCGAGGTCGCGCTCGGGCTGTGCGTGGGCGCTCCGCGCGACGAACAGCTCACCTCCCAGCGGATGTTCGAGGAGGCGATGGTGCTGGTGGCCGCGCCGGACTCACCGCTCGTCGGCCGCCCGCTGACCCCGGCGGACCTGACCGGGCAGCGCTTCCTGATGCGCGAGGCGGGCTCGGCCACCCGCGCACTACAGGAGAGAGCCCTTGCCACCTGGGGTCTGGAGGAAGCCGAACGATGGGACATGTGGGGCCCCGACACGCTCAAGCAGGCGGTCTGCCAAGGGCTCGGCGCGGCAGTGGTGTCCGAGCACGTGGTCCGGCAGGAGACCGAGTCCGGTCTGCTGGCCACCCTGACCGTTCTCCCGGCGCCACCGACCCGGTCCGTCTCGCTCGTACGGCGGACCGACCGGATCCTCACCCCGCCCGAGGCGGCGTTCATGACCCTGGTGCGCGACATCGCCGAGTGGCCGGTCTGA
- a CDS encoding aldehyde dehydrogenase: MAQPSADHLLNHIDGRWLPSGTGRVRPNLNPADTDDVVGEFTESGAEDTAAAVTAATGALKDWDALGPIARAKVLTGAAALIGERREEFAEAITREQGKRLAEGRGEVARSLAILDFTVGEARRINGVTTPAEEPRTLAMTFRRPLGVVGLITPWNFPVAIPMWKVAPALVAGCTAVLKPSPLTPWTSALLVQAFADAGLPPGVLNLVQGDREPGEALVTDPRVAGLSFTGSLPVGQAINRSGAGRLLRTQLELGGKNALIVLADADLDAAVDAIVHGAFGQSGQRCSATSRVIVDRAVREQLLDRLVPRVAAMRIGRGDQDWADIGPVVNEERMRACLAAVRGAVASGAKVACGGGRAERDTPGYFVEPTVLTDVAWDSEIAQEEVFGPVLSVIDCEGYEDAMRISNSVKYGMSGTIFTRDSALMFQALQDFQAGMLHVNRPGVGAYSHLPHMGAKASQLGAPECSPDVWDFYTDLRSACIKY; encoded by the coding sequence ATGGCGCAGCCGAGCGCAGACCATCTGCTCAACCACATCGACGGCCGGTGGCTGCCGTCCGGGACCGGACGGGTACGGCCGAACCTCAACCCGGCGGACACGGACGACGTCGTGGGCGAGTTCACCGAGTCCGGCGCCGAGGACACCGCCGCCGCCGTCACCGCGGCGACCGGGGCGCTCAAGGACTGGGACGCCCTCGGCCCCATCGCACGCGCCAAGGTGCTCACCGGCGCCGCGGCCCTGATCGGCGAGCGCCGCGAGGAGTTCGCCGAGGCGATCACCCGCGAGCAGGGCAAACGGCTGGCCGAGGGCAGGGGCGAGGTCGCGCGCTCGCTGGCGATCCTGGACTTCACCGTCGGCGAGGCCCGGCGCATCAACGGCGTCACCACACCGGCCGAGGAACCGCGCACCCTGGCCATGACCTTCCGCCGCCCGCTCGGCGTCGTCGGCCTGATCACCCCCTGGAACTTCCCCGTCGCGATCCCGATGTGGAAGGTCGCACCCGCCCTGGTCGCGGGCTGTACCGCGGTACTCAAGCCCTCGCCGCTGACCCCGTGGACCTCGGCCCTCCTCGTCCAGGCCTTCGCCGACGCCGGACTGCCCCCGGGCGTACTGAACCTGGTGCAGGGCGACCGCGAGCCTGGCGAGGCGCTCGTCACCGATCCCCGCGTGGCGGGCCTGTCCTTCACCGGCTCCCTCCCGGTCGGGCAGGCCATCAACCGCTCCGGCGCCGGGAGGCTGCTGCGCACCCAGCTCGAACTCGGCGGCAAGAACGCCCTGATCGTCCTCGCCGACGCGGACCTCGACGCCGCCGTGGACGCCATCGTGCACGGGGCGTTCGGACAGAGCGGACAGCGGTGCAGCGCCACCAGCCGGGTCATCGTGGACCGCGCCGTACGCGAACAGCTCCTCGACCGCCTCGTACCGCGGGTCGCCGCCATGCGGATCGGGCGCGGGGACCAGGACTGGGCGGACATCGGCCCGGTGGTGAACGAGGAGAGGATGCGGGCCTGCCTGGCGGCGGTGCGTGGGGCCGTCGCCTCCGGCGCGAAGGTCGCCTGCGGCGGCGGGCGCGCCGAACGCGACACCCCCGGGTACTTCGTCGAACCCACCGTCCTCACCGACGTCGCCTGGGACAGCGAGATCGCCCAGGAGGAGGTCTTCGGGCCGGTGCTCTCGGTCATCGACTGCGAGGGCTACGAGGACGCGATGCGCATCTCCAACTCGGTGAAGTACGGGATGTCCGGCACCATCTTCACCAGGGACTCGGCACTGATGTTCCAGGCCCTGCAGGACTTCCAGGCAGGCATGCTGCACGTCAACCGGCCCGGCGTGGGCGCGTACTCCCATCTGCCGCACATGGGTGCCAAGGCCTCGCAGCTCGGCGCGCCCGAATGCTCGCCCGACGTCTGGGACTTCTACACCGACCTGAGGTCGGCGTGCATCAAGTACTGA